A genome region from Triticum aestivum cultivar Chinese Spring chromosome 2B, IWGSC CS RefSeq v2.1, whole genome shotgun sequence includes the following:
- the LOC123044219 gene encoding protein TIFY 10b, with protein MAASARQGERATSFAMACSLLSRYVRQNGAAAAELGLGINKGEAEAHRTADTKSPLPGAEGEEAGRKKETMELFPQSAGLQDAAAPDATREEDKSQLTIFYGGKVLVFNDFPADKAKGLMQLAGKGSPVAQNVSATTTAADTAKVQTAVLAPASSLPSDPVVAPKSARPNASDLPIARKASLHRFLEKRKDRLHAKAPYQASPSDATPVKKEFENQPWLGLGPNAALKPNQ; from the exons ATGGCGGCTTCCGCGAGGCAGGGGGAGAGGGCGACCAGCTTCGCCATGGCCTGCAGCCTGCTCAGCCGCTACGTCCGCCAGAACGGCGCCGCCGCGGCCGAGCTCGGCCTCGGAATCAACAAGG GTGAGGCCGAGGCTCACAGGACGGCGGACACCAAGAGCCCTTTGCCTGGGGCGGAGGGCGAGGAGGCCGGCAGGAAGAAGGAGACCATGGAGCTCTTCCCGCAGAGCGCCGGCCTGCAGGACGCCGCCGCCCCTGACGCTACTAG GGAGGAAGACAAGAGCCAGCTGACCATCTTCTATGGTGGGAAGGTGCTCGTGTTCAACGATTTCCCAGCCGACAAGGCCAAGGGCCTGATGCAGTTGGCTGGCAAGGGCAGCCCGGTTGCTCAGAACGTCTCTGCGACCACAACTGCTGCAGACACCGCCAAGGTCCAGACGGCCGTGCTGGCCCCGGCAAGTAGTTTGCCTAGTGATCCGGTTGTTGCTCCTAAGTCTGCTCGTCCGAATGCTTCTG ATCTGCCAATTGCTAGAAAGGCGTCACTTCACCGATTCCTTGAGAAGAGAAAGGATCG TCTGCATGCAAAGGCACCATATCAAGCTTCTCCTTCTGATGCAACACCAGTCAAGAAGGAGTTTGAGAACCAGCCATGGCTTGGACTGGGGCCGAATGCCGCCCTGAAGCCAAACCAATAA